The following coding sequences lie in one Megalodesulfovibrio gigas DSM 1382 = ATCC 19364 genomic window:
- a CDS encoding GntR family transcriptional regulator yields the protein MSKKHTPEKDLSTSETIPIQHENLDDKVCLRIRDMIARGTLTPGQRIIQEELAAQLAISRTPLISALKRLTQEGLLEWVPRRGIYVRSLDPEELVHLYELRERLEPLAAELAAVRIGADEARAMRIQWRGMADIADTPASHALFIDHDRRFHWRLAELAGNPYLRAALAPVNMMASLYLQGNPRPWDDTIPDHLSIIDALECGDAAACGEAMRRHIMKSLDALRREADEYRNTTNR from the coding sequence ATGAGCAAGAAGCACACACCTGAAAAGGATTTATCCACTTCAGAGACGATCCCGATCCAGCACGAGAACCTTGACGACAAGGTCTGCCTGCGCATCAGGGACATGATCGCACGGGGAACTCTCACGCCCGGGCAGCGCATCATTCAGGAGGAACTTGCCGCACAGCTAGCCATCAGCCGCACGCCACTGATCAGCGCCCTTAAGCGCCTGACCCAGGAAGGGCTGCTGGAATGGGTTCCCCGCCGAGGCATCTATGTACGCTCTCTTGACCCGGAGGAACTTGTCCACCTTTACGAACTGCGTGAGCGTTTGGAACCCCTGGCAGCCGAATTGGCCGCGGTCCGCATCGGGGCGGACGAAGCGCGAGCCATGCGGATCCAGTGGCGCGGCATGGCGGATATTGCGGACACCCCGGCATCTCACGCACTGTTCATCGACCATGACCGGCGCTTTCACTGGCGACTGGCAGAGCTTGCGGGCAACCCCTATCTGCGTGCGGCTCTGGCCCCTGTGAACATGATGGCCTCGTTGTATCTGCAGGGAAACCCCAGACCTTGGGACGACACCATTCCAGATCATCTGTCGATCATCGACGCACTTGAGTGCGGCGACGCGGCTGCCTGTGGCGAGGCCATGCGCCGCCATATCATGAAGTCCTTGGACGCCCTGCGCCGCGAGGCTGATGAATACAGAAACACAACAAACAGATAA
- a CDS encoding circadian clock KaiB family protein — MTDKNFVRPVENSEAGNIWRLRLYVAGQTPKSLKAFANLKKVCEDHLKGRYEIEVIDLVENPNLAREDQIVAIPTLIRKLPEPIKKIIGTLADTEKVLVGLNILVRTD, encoded by the coding sequence ATGACAGATAAGAATTTCGTCCGTCCCGTGGAGAACTCAGAAGCCGGAAATATCTGGAGGCTGCGCCTGTACGTGGCCGGACAGACCCCCAAGTCCCTGAAAGCCTTTGCCAACCTGAAGAAGGTCTGTGAGGACCACCTCAAGGGCCGATACGAGATTGAGGTCATCGACCTCGTTGAAAACCCCAATTTGGCACGCGAAGACCAGATCGTGGCCATACCTACGCTTATTAGGAAGCTGCCCGAGCCAATCAAGAAGATCATAGGCACCCTTGCCGACACTGAGAAAGTCCTGGTTGGCTTGAACATTCTCGTGAGAACCGATTAA
- a CDS encoding circadian clock KaiB family protein — translation MHEAKNWSDDFEKALKAHDQQQYVLRLFVAGMTPRSMEAISSIKDICEGHLKGRYEIDVVDIYEYPELAKEQQVLAVPTLVKLLPLPLRKFIGSLSDEERILKGLDIQPKK, via the coding sequence ATGCATGAAGCGAAAAACTGGTCCGACGATTTCGAGAAGGCTCTAAAAGCTCACGACCAGCAGCAGTATGTCCTTCGCCTTTTTGTGGCCGGGATGACCCCCAGGTCCATGGAGGCCATTTCCTCCATAAAAGATATCTGCGAGGGACACCTCAAAGGCCGGTACGAAATAGATGTCGTCGACATTTACGAATACCCTGAGTTGGCCAAGGAGCAGCAGGTTCTGGCCGTCCCCACTCTCGTAAAGCTTCTGCCGCTCCCCTTGCGCAAGTTCATTGGCAGCTTGTCGGACGAGGAGCGCATTCTCAAGGGACTTGATATCCAGCCAAAAAAGTGA
- the kaiC gene encoding circadian clock protein KaiC has product MAIDPSPIAGETTLSKCLTGIQGLDEITGGGLPKGRPILVCGGPGCGKTLLGMEFLVRGAREFGEHGVFVTFEERPEELAQNVATFGWNLKELETKGKLVIEHIRVERSEIEETGEYDLEGLFIRLGAAVAAVGAKRIVLDTVESLFAALPNELILRAELRRLFGWCKDKGLTAIITGERGDKTLTRHGLEEYVSDCVVDLNIRVKDDIATRRLRIVKYRGSMHCTNEYPFLIGSEGFSVMPITSISLDYATSNERVLTGVERLDAMLDGRGYYQGSSILISGSAGTGKSSLAAALAKSTCSLGGKCLYFAFEEPVSQIIRNMDSIGMDLGKWMDAGLLRFHASRPTSHGMEMHLLTMYHLVREFKPQVVIIDPISNLSSVGNEDEVKSLLTRFVDFLKGRGVTTLFTDLTSGMSMGEYTEVAISSLMDTWILLRNIETNGERNRALFVLKSRGMEHSNQVRELILSSQGLDLADVYLGTEGVLMGSARATQEAREREDSLRRVQELKNQKRTLLAKRVSLESQIASIRQELVSMEAEMEAVEAAGKAQLEAVAMYRDEMARIRKAD; this is encoded by the coding sequence ATGGCCATCGACCCCTCTCCCATTGCTGGCGAGACCACACTCTCCAAATGCCTGACCGGCATCCAGGGGCTGGACGAGATAACCGGTGGTGGCCTGCCCAAGGGTCGCCCCATCCTGGTCTGCGGCGGGCCGGGCTGCGGCAAAACGCTACTCGGCATGGAGTTCCTTGTCCGTGGGGCCAGGGAATTTGGCGAGCACGGCGTGTTCGTCACCTTTGAGGAGCGCCCAGAAGAGCTGGCCCAGAACGTGGCTACCTTCGGCTGGAACCTGAAGGAATTGGAAACCAAGGGCAAACTTGTCATTGAGCATATCCGGGTGGAGCGTAGCGAGATTGAGGAAACCGGAGAATACGACTTGGAGGGGCTGTTCATCCGCCTGGGCGCGGCCGTGGCCGCCGTAGGAGCCAAGCGCATCGTGCTGGACACGGTGGAGTCCTTGTTCGCAGCCCTGCCCAACGAACTGATCCTGCGGGCCGAACTGAGACGGCTTTTTGGCTGGTGCAAGGACAAGGGGTTGACCGCAATCATCACCGGGGAGCGCGGGGACAAGACCCTCACCCGGCACGGCCTGGAAGAGTATGTGTCCGACTGCGTGGTGGACCTGAACATCCGCGTAAAAGATGACATCGCCACCCGCAGACTGCGCATCGTCAAATACCGGGGAAGCATGCACTGCACTAACGAGTACCCCTTCCTCATCGGCTCGGAGGGGTTCTCGGTAATGCCCATCACTTCCATCAGCCTGGATTACGCCACCTCAAACGAGAGGGTTTTGACCGGGGTGGAGCGCTTGGACGCCATGCTCGACGGCCGCGGGTACTATCAGGGCTCAAGCATCCTCATCTCCGGCTCGGCGGGCACGGGCAAATCGAGCTTGGCCGCCGCCTTAGCCAAATCGACGTGCTCCTTGGGAGGCAAGTGTTTGTACTTCGCTTTCGAGGAACCGGTCAGCCAGATCATCCGCAACATGGACTCCATCGGCATGGACCTGGGCAAATGGATGGACGCGGGCCTTCTCAGGTTCCACGCGTCCAGGCCTACCAGTCATGGGATGGAGATGCACCTTTTGACCATGTACCACCTGGTCCGAGAGTTTAAACCCCAGGTGGTGATCATCGATCCCATCTCCAACCTCTCTTCCGTGGGCAACGAGGACGAGGTGAAATCGTTGTTGACCCGGTTCGTGGACTTCCTTAAGGGGCGCGGAGTCACCACCCTGTTCACCGACCTCACCTCTGGCATGAGCATGGGCGAGTACACCGAGGTGGCGATCTCCTCGCTCATGGACACCTGGATTCTGTTGCGCAACATCGAGACCAACGGGGAGCGCAACAGGGCCTTGTTCGTGCTCAAGTCCAGGGGCATGGAGCACTCCAACCAGGTGCGGGAGCTCATCCTCTCAAGCCAAGGGCTGGATCTGGCCGACGTCTATCTTGGAACCGAGGGAGTGCTCATGGGCTCGGCCAGGGCCACTCAGGAAGCTCGGGAGCGCGAAGACTCCTTGCGGCGCGTCCAGGAGCTGAAAAACCAGAAGCGCACCCTGCTGGCCAAACGGGTCAGCCTTGAGTCGCAGATTGCCTCGATTAGGCAGGAGTTGGTCTCCATGGAAGCAGAGATGGAGGCGGTCGAAGCCGCTGGCAAGGCCCAGCTTGAAGCCGTGGCCATGTACCGCGATGAGATGGCCCGCATCCGCAAGGCTGACTGA
- the hyi gene encoding hydroxypyruvate isomerase, translating into MPKFSANLSMLFTDLPFPERFTAAAEMGFSAVEYLFPYEYEPEMLRRLLTENGLMQVLFNLPAGNWADGDRGIACDPARVEEFRAGVAQAVAYAKALGTPRLNCLAGKLPANVDENQAWNALVDNLRLAAGELAKVGCTLLVEFINRKDIPGFFLHGSGQTLRLLDAVNAPNLLMQYDVYHAQREEGELTGTLRANIARIGHIQVADNPGRHQPGTGEINFPFLFNEIDRLGYQGHIGLEYVPTPDTRASLEWIHRMGLRA; encoded by the coding sequence ATGCCGAAATTTTCAGCCAATCTCTCAATGCTATTTACAGACCTGCCGTTTCCTGAGCGTTTTACCGCCGCGGCTGAGATGGGGTTCAGTGCCGTGGAGTATCTATTTCCCTACGAGTACGAACCAGAGATGCTCAGACGGCTGCTGACTGAGAATGGGCTAATGCAGGTGCTCTTTAACCTACCAGCCGGAAATTGGGCCGACGGAGACCGAGGCATTGCCTGCGACCCCGCCCGCGTGGAAGAGTTCCGCGCTGGGGTAGCCCAAGCAGTGGCATACGCAAAGGCCCTTGGCACTCCACGCTTGAACTGCCTTGCCGGAAAACTCCCAGCCAACGTGGATGAGAACCAAGCCTGGAATGCCTTGGTGGATAACCTACGACTCGCGGCGGGTGAGCTTGCAAAAGTCGGCTGCACGTTGCTGGTGGAGTTCATCAACCGCAAGGACATCCCAGGTTTTTTCCTGCACGGCTCCGGGCAGACCCTAAGGCTTCTCGACGCGGTGAACGCTCCAAATCTATTGATGCAGTACGACGTCTACCACGCACAGCGGGAGGAAGGCGAACTGACCGGCACCTTGAGAGCTAATATCGCACGCATCGGGCACATCCAGGTTGCAGACAACCCCGGGCGCCATCAGCCTGGAACTGGTGAGATCAACTTCCCATTCCTTTTTAACGAGATCGACCGCCTAGGCTACCAGGGGCACATCGGCCTGGAATACGTTCCAACACCGGACACCCGCGCCTCCCTGGAGTGGATACACAGGATGGGGCTTCGAGCCTGA
- a CDS encoding TerC family protein has protein sequence MAIAIAVGTGAAVFLRVALTVFSAKLMDMPYVKRICEMLISLIGVMLLVAGCPQSNCRRKCTPLFQALTTIIVADQVISTESNLAVASRSDSFMQIFGLGRSIPLVAFTSMLLTRTGDSLHGCLTWALSCWEGYLGEMIFTDLWTVQYNRLEASTQVAGKLGRARGYCGRSGMAAFAADCNRCWC, from the coding sequence GTGGCCATCGCCATCGCGGTGGGCACCGGTGCGGCGGTCTTCCTGCGGGTCGCGCTGACCGTCTTCTCCGCAAAACTCATGGACATGCCGTACGTGAAACGCATCTGCGAGATGCTCATATCCTTGATCGGCGTCATGCTCCTGGTGGCTGGATGCCCGCAGAGCAACTGCCGGCGAAAATGCACGCCCCTGTTCCAGGCCTTGACAACCATCATCGTGGCCGACCAAGTGATCTCCACGGAAAGCAACCTTGCCGTGGCTTCCAGAAGCGACTCGTTCATGCAGATCTTCGGCCTGGGACGGTCCATCCCGTTGGTGGCCTTCACCTCGATGCTTTTGACCCGGACCGGGGACAGCCTCCATGGGTGCCTTACCTGGGCACTTTCATGCTGGGAAGGTTACCTTGGAGAGATGATCTTCACCGACCTCTGGACGGTGCAATACAACCGGCTGGAGGCCTCCACGCAAGTGGCGGGAAAGCTGGGGCGCGCTAGAGGTTATTGTGGCCGCTCGGGCATGGCTGCGTTTGCAGCCGATTGCAATCGATGCTGGTGCTAA
- the garR gene encoding 2-hydroxy-3-oxopropionate reductase yields MENHRQEHDMKRIGFIGLGVMGKPMCKNLLKAGFELTVFSRSASNVEPIVAAGAKAANSPKAVAESSDMVITMLPNSPQVREVVLDEDGVAHGGRPGLILADMSSIAPLASREIAAELAPKGIRMLDAPVSGGEPKAIEGTLAVMVGGAQADFDQCLTVFKAMAASVVRVGELGAGNVAKLANQIVVALNICAMSEALVLATKAGAEPELVYQAIRGGLAGSTVLDAKAPLVMDGKFAPGFRINLHAKDIGNVLETSHELNVSLPLTSQVMEIMQALKADGLGDADHGALIRYWEKLAKVEVRR; encoded by the coding sequence ATTGAAAACCATCGACAGGAGCACGACATGAAACGCATAGGATTCATCGGACTTGGTGTCATGGGCAAGCCCATGTGCAAAAACTTGCTCAAGGCCGGGTTTGAACTGACGGTGTTCAGCCGGTCGGCATCTAATGTGGAACCCATAGTTGCCGCCGGCGCCAAGGCGGCAAATTCCCCAAAGGCGGTGGCCGAATCCTCGGACATGGTTATCACCATGTTGCCCAACTCGCCCCAGGTGCGCGAGGTCGTATTGGACGAAGATGGCGTGGCCCACGGGGGGAGGCCAGGGCTTATCCTGGCGGACATGAGTTCCATCGCGCCCCTGGCCAGCCGGGAAATAGCCGCCGAACTGGCCCCGAAGGGCATCCGTATGCTGGACGCACCTGTAAGCGGCGGCGAACCCAAAGCTATCGAAGGAACGCTGGCCGTGATGGTCGGTGGTGCACAAGCCGATTTCGACCAGTGTCTGACGGTATTTAAGGCCATGGCGGCCTCAGTTGTGCGCGTGGGCGAGTTGGGAGCAGGGAACGTGGCCAAGCTTGCCAACCAGATCGTAGTGGCCTTGAACATCTGTGCTATGTCTGAGGCGTTGGTGCTGGCCACCAAGGCCGGGGCCGAACCGGAGCTTGTCTATCAGGCCATTCGGGGGGGGCTTGCTGGAAGCACGGTGCTTGATGCCAAGGCGCCTCTGGTTATGGACGGAAAGTTCGCACCGGGATTCCGCATCAACCTGCACGCCAAAGATATTGGCAACGTGCTTGAGACGTCTCACGAACTAAACGTCAGCCTGCCACTGACATCTCAAGTGATGGAGATCATGCAGGCGCTCAAGGCGGACGGCCTGGGCGACGCCGACCACGGGGCGCTTATCCGCTATTGGGAAAAGTTGGCCAAGGTGGAGGTGCGACGCTGA
- a CDS encoding PAS domain S-box protein, whose protein sequence is MPTETDKPPEALARENDELRARLIEAEETIRAIRLGEIDALVVTGPRNDQVFMLEGADHAYRVMVEQMNESAVTLRTDGLVLFCNSNFFNLLESPAERVRGRYFQSFVSPDDQKLFASLLEQAAKDSAKGEVLLKAASGRQIPVLLSLRIMRTGGPPSISMLITDLSEQKKSEALRRTAKRLAEAQRIAQVGDWAWDPEANKVTWSDQMFEILGMDPSAPVPDYGGQLALYHPESAQRLNEAVTQALERGGGYELELKRTRPDGSQVDLLVRGMTEQDEKGCPHFLYGSVQDITKRKQSEEALQRSEERYRSLFMSQLDAFALHEIILDDSGKPVDYRFLAVNPAFEKITGLAADKVLGRTVTELLPDIEPHWIEAYGKVALKGEALQLENFSTDLGRHFEVQAYCPERGQFAVVFRDVTRMINDSVALTLAKEASEAANKAKSEFLANMSHEIRTPLNGILGMLQLLQTTPVDDEQHLYLLQAVRASQRLTRLLSDILDLSRVEADMLHVAMDAFDFKDIMDAVIQLFTPVAHKKNLSLACHINPDIPSVLRGDAARLQQILGNLVGNAIKFTDKGYVMVEASPLSPRNHEEYRVLFSVTDTGIGIQDDKLHKLFKPFTQVSQGYRRDYQGAGLGLSICKRLVDLMGGNIAVESEVGIGTTFYFNVKLSNIDPQNEVTSTEPFRGSVLPGTLSILLAEDEQINRLFTARLAEKLGYRVVTVKDGKQALDALKSGEFDVVLMDIQMPVMDGVEATARIRAGEAGKDKASIPIVALTAYAMAGDKEKFLGAGMDGYLAKPMETEALLKVIEEITAKRQR, encoded by the coding sequence ATGCCCACGGAGACCGACAAGCCACCTGAAGCTCTGGCACGGGAAAACGATGAACTGCGTGCCCGCTTAATAGAGGCCGAGGAAACCATCAGGGCCATAAGGCTCGGAGAAATTGACGCACTCGTCGTAACCGGCCCTAGAAACGACCAGGTTTTCATGCTCGAAGGCGCGGACCATGCCTACCGGGTGATGGTCGAACAGATGAACGAGTCTGCTGTAACCCTACGTACAGACGGCTTAGTGCTTTTCTGTAATTCGAATTTTTTCAATCTCCTGGAGTCCCCTGCGGAGCGCGTCCGAGGGAGATATTTCCAATCCTTCGTCTCGCCCGATGACCAGAAGCTGTTTGCCAGCCTCCTTGAGCAAGCCGCCAAGGACAGTGCCAAGGGTGAGGTTTTGCTCAAGGCGGCCAGTGGAAGGCAAATCCCGGTCCTTCTTTCTTTGAGAATCATGCGGACTGGTGGGCCTCCAAGTATCTCCATGCTGATCACTGACTTGAGCGAGCAAAAGAAGTCGGAAGCTCTGCGCCGGACAGCCAAGCGGCTTGCCGAGGCCCAGCGTATTGCCCAGGTCGGCGACTGGGCATGGGACCCGGAAGCCAACAAGGTGACGTGGTCGGATCAGATGTTCGAGATTCTCGGTATGGACCCGTCAGCGCCCGTGCCCGACTATGGCGGCCAACTCGCCCTCTACCACCCAGAAAGTGCTCAGCGGCTGAACGAGGCCGTGACCCAGGCGTTGGAGCGCGGTGGAGGCTACGAGTTGGAATTGAAACGCACCCGGCCCGATGGAAGTCAGGTGGATTTGCTCGTGCGCGGGATGACCGAACAAGACGAAAAGGGCTGTCCCCACTTTCTTTACGGCTCGGTGCAGGACATAACTAAACGCAAGCAGTCTGAAGAGGCGCTCCAGCGCAGCGAGGAGCGGTATCGATCCCTGTTCATGTCACAGCTTGATGCCTTCGCTCTGCATGAAATCATCCTCGACGACTCTGGCAAGCCGGTGGACTACCGGTTCCTGGCCGTCAACCCGGCCTTTGAAAAAATCACCGGCCTTGCAGCCGACAAGGTTCTAGGCCGAACAGTTACCGAGCTACTGCCGGATATCGAGCCCCATTGGATCGAGGCATACGGCAAGGTGGCCTTGAAAGGCGAAGCGCTGCAACTGGAGAACTTCAGCACCGACCTGGGCCGCCATTTTGAAGTCCAGGCCTATTGCCCGGAACGGGGCCAATTCGCCGTGGTTTTTCGGGATGTGACCCGAATGATTAACGACAGTGTCGCGCTTACCCTTGCAAAAGAGGCATCCGAAGCCGCCAACAAGGCTAAAAGCGAATTCCTGGCCAACATGAGTCACGAGATAAGGACACCGCTCAATGGCATCTTGGGAATGCTTCAGCTTCTGCAAACAACTCCGGTTGACGACGAACAGCATTTATACTTGCTACAAGCCGTACGGGCATCTCAACGTTTGACACGGCTTCTTTCGGATATTCTTGATCTTTCCCGGGTCGAGGCAGACATGTTGCACGTCGCCATGGATGCTTTTGACTTCAAAGACATCATGGATGCCGTAATTCAACTTTTTACACCCGTGGCGCATAAAAAGAATCTGAGCCTTGCGTGCCATATTAATCCAGACATACCCTCTGTATTGAGAGGCGATGCGGCGAGGTTGCAGCAGATACTTGGCAATCTGGTTGGAAACGCCATCAAGTTTACAGACAAAGGGTATGTCATGGTCGAGGCAAGCCCCTTGTCCCCTCGTAATCATGAAGAATACCGAGTGCTTTTTTCGGTAACAGATACAGGCATAGGCATTCAAGATGACAAACTTCATAAGCTCTTCAAGCCATTTACGCAAGTCAGCCAGGGGTACAGAAGAGACTATCAGGGCGCAGGTCTTGGGCTTTCGATATGCAAGCGCTTGGTTGATCTTATGGGAGGCAATATTGCTGTTGAGAGTGAAGTTGGTATTGGAACAACCTTTTATTTCAATGTCAAATTGAGTAACATTGATCCGCAAAATGAAGTCACCAGCACTGAACCATTCCGTGGTAGCGTTCTTCCTGGGACGCTATCCATCCTTTTGGCGGAAGATGAGCAGATTAATAGACTATTCACGGCGCGTCTTGCAGAGAAGCTCGGCTACAGGGTCGTTACGGTTAAAGACGGCAAGCAGGCACTGGACGCCCTGAAAAGTGGCGAGTTCGACGTTGTCCTGATGGATATTCAGATGCCAGTCATGGACGGCGTTGAGGCCACAGCGCGCATTAGAGCTGGTGAGGCTGGCAAGGACAAGGCCAGCATCCCTATCGTCGCCCTGACGGCCTACGCCATGGCCGGCGACAAGGAGAAATTCCTTGGCGCGGGCATGGACGGCTACCTGGCCAAGCCTATGGAGACGGAGGCGCTGCTCAAGGTTATTGAGGAAATCACGGCGAAGCGCCAAAGGTGA
- a CDS encoding glycerate kinase type-2 family protein → MSVEIHSHAEAIFRAGLARVDPLAMMERLLSLSGDTLTLATETERFSLDLSRFERILVLGAGKASARMALGLERVLGNRIHSGLVAVKEGHLEFLSSIRLVEASHPVPDERSTKAARAVLEEAANAGENDLVIVLVSGGGSAILAAPLNGETGTLSLADKQGVTKELLACGATIQEVNCVRKKLSSIKGGRLAKAIAPAQCLSLILSDVIGDDLDAIASGLTVPDSTTCVDAVGVIERYGLAGKIPQTAEDLLRAGAKGFEPDTPKAGDKAFDQTRTVLIGTNYQALLAAQDEARRLGYNTMLLTSHLTGEAREMASLFCGIAKDIAVNAIPVKRPACLIAGGETTVTLRGSGKGGRNQEMALAYLAGLARSPKDAGDSLFLAASTDGSDGPTDATGAFASMDILKRGRAAGLEPASFLAANNSYHYFEALDELLKTGPTNTNVCDIKVLLVP, encoded by the coding sequence ATGAGCGTTGAAATCCATTCCCACGCGGAGGCCATTTTTCGGGCAGGACTTGCCCGCGTTGACCCCCTGGCCATGATGGAACGCTTGTTGTCCTTGTCAGGAGACACCCTGACCCTGGCCACGGAGACGGAGCGCTTCAGCCTTGACCTTTCACGCTTCGAACGAATCCTGGTGCTGGGAGCGGGCAAGGCCTCTGCACGCATGGCCCTTGGCCTGGAGCGCGTCCTGGGCAATCGCATCCATTCCGGTCTGGTGGCGGTGAAAGAAGGACACCTGGAATTCCTCTCTAGTATTCGCCTGGTCGAGGCCTCTCACCCGGTACCCGACGAGCGAAGCACCAAGGCGGCTAGGGCCGTGCTGGAGGAAGCCGCCAACGCGGGCGAGAACGACCTGGTCATCGTGCTGGTGTCGGGCGGAGGCTCCGCCATCCTGGCCGCGCCGTTAAACGGCGAGACCGGCACCCTGTCGCTGGCGGACAAGCAAGGAGTTACCAAGGAACTCCTGGCCTGCGGGGCCACCATCCAGGAAGTCAACTGTGTCCGCAAGAAACTTTCAAGTATAAAGGGCGGCAGGCTTGCAAAGGCCATTGCCCCGGCACAGTGCTTAAGCCTCATTCTCTCCGATGTCATCGGCGATGACCTGGACGCCATCGCCAGCGGGCTCACAGTGCCCGATTCCACTACCTGCGTCGATGCCGTGGGGGTGATAGAGCGCTATGGCTTGGCCGGGAAGATTCCCCAGACCGCCGAAGACCTGCTTCGCGCAGGAGCAAAGGGCTTCGAACCGGACACCCCAAAGGCCGGAGACAAGGCTTTCGACCAGACGCGGACGGTGCTCATCGGCACCAACTACCAGGCCCTTCTGGCCGCCCAGGACGAAGCGCGCCGTCTGGGCTACAATACCATGCTGCTCACCTCCCACCTGACAGGCGAGGCGCGTGAGATGGCCAGCCTGTTTTGTGGCATCGCCAAGGACATCGCAGTCAATGCGATCCCGGTCAAACGTCCCGCATGCCTCATCGCCGGGGGAGAGACCACGGTTACCCTGCGCGGCTCAGGCAAGGGCGGACGCAACCAGGAGATGGCCCTGGCCTACTTGGCTGGCTTGGCGCGCTCTCCCAAGGACGCCGGTGACAGCCTCTTCCTGGCGGCCTCCACCGATGGCAGCGACGGCCCAACGGACGCGACGGGAGCCTTCGCCTCCATGGACATCCTGAAACGGGGCCGTGCCGCCGGACTTGAGCCTGCGTCTTTCCTGGCAGCGAACAACTCCTACCACTACTTCGAAGCCCTGGACGAACTGCTGAAAACCGGCCCCACCAACACAAACGTTTGCGACATCAAAGTGTTGTTGGTTCCCTAG